From the genome of Nocardia sp. NBC_01503, one region includes:
- a CDS encoding Rv1355c family protein — MNSDNNAAGEYRPLFLDESDPEDARRLSELRAQNGIEFTDLRDLLRAEFNDLVAPPELSEGPESDRWIYYPWRKSAVALPGPELLRTVRLDRNRNKLTRAEQEKLTNQTIGVVGQSVGHAIAHTLAMEGICGRIKLADFDTIELANLNRIPGSLFDIGVNKAVVTARRIAEIDPYLPVEIYTAGLTDENVDDFFADLTLVVEECDSLDIKLAVREAAKKYGIPLLMETSDRGLLDIERYDLEPEREPFHGLLGGATRADLRGLTTREKAPYVVRILDAHGLSDRFAASLVEIDQTLDSWPQLAGDVQLGGATVAAAVRRIGLGGELPSGRTRVDLTACLDAIVEPDPVDELRWPADLAIEPEPSTEARAVMAAAQLAPSGGNVQPWSLREENAAVVIELDIERSSGMDIGFRGSAVAVGAALYNARAAAAAHGVLGEADLYTGGTGRHSRTAPLTAVLQLSDWSEPELARDYPDLLDRVTNRNLGTGEPIDPAVLDTLATTAAKAGGGLRWITDADDLATAATLLAASDTARYLTPVLHAEMFSELRWPTDDLRAGLDLRTMELAPDELAKLDIGGRADVMDRIREWNGGVALGEYTRDRVLSASAVVAVTFPAPPIGDAEELAAYARGGETLQRVWIEAQRHGLAVQPVSPVFLYARQTGDLSTVSPEFADTLTSLQGRFLDLLGVPEHETVALVLRLSYAAEVTARSRRLPIPGAGTR, encoded by the coding sequence ATGAATTCCGACAATAACGCGGCCGGAGAATATCGACCGCTGTTTCTCGATGAATCCGATCCGGAGGATGCGCGCCGGTTATCAGAATTACGCGCGCAGAATGGCATCGAATTCACTGATCTTCGGGATTTGCTGCGTGCCGAATTCAATGATCTTGTAGCCCCGCCGGAATTGTCCGAAGGACCGGAATCCGATCGCTGGATATATTATCCGTGGCGGAAATCCGCGGTAGCGCTACCCGGACCGGAATTGCTGCGAACTGTCCGGCTGGACCGCAATCGCAACAAGCTCACCCGCGCCGAACAAGAAAAACTGACAAATCAGACAATTGGGGTGGTTGGGCAGAGCGTCGGCCACGCCATCGCGCACACCCTCGCGATGGAGGGCATCTGCGGGCGGATAAAGCTCGCTGATTTCGACACCATCGAACTCGCCAACCTCAATCGCATTCCCGGCTCACTCTTCGATATCGGCGTCAACAAGGCCGTGGTCACCGCCCGCCGCATTGCCGAGATCGACCCATACCTCCCGGTGGAGATCTACACCGCCGGACTCACCGACGAGAACGTCGACGACTTCTTCGCGGACCTCACCCTGGTGGTCGAGGAGTGCGACTCCCTCGATATCAAACTCGCCGTGCGCGAAGCCGCCAAGAAGTACGGCATCCCGCTGCTCATGGAGACCAGCGATCGCGGCCTGCTCGATATCGAACGCTACGACCTGGAACCGGAGCGGGAGCCCTTCCACGGCCTACTAGGCGGGGCCACGCGCGCCGACCTACGCGGCCTCACCACCCGTGAGAAGGCGCCCTATGTGGTCCGAATCCTGGACGCGCACGGCCTCTCCGATCGCTTCGCCGCCAGCCTGGTGGAGATCGATCAGACCCTGGACAGCTGGCCGCAGCTCGCCGGTGACGTACAGCTCGGCGGTGCGACGGTGGCCGCCGCGGTGCGCCGCATCGGCCTCGGCGGCGAACTGCCCTCCGGCCGCACCCGCGTCGATCTGACCGCCTGCCTGGACGCGATCGTCGAACCTGACCCGGTCGACGAACTGCGGTGGCCCGCCGATCTCGCGATCGAGCCGGAGCCGAGCACCGAGGCGCGGGCGGTTATGGCCGCCGCGCAGCTCGCGCCCTCGGGCGGCAATGTGCAGCCCTGGTCGCTGCGCGAGGAGAACGCGGCAGTCGTCATCGAGCTGGATATCGAGCGCAGCTCCGGAATGGATATCGGCTTCCGCGGTAGCGCGGTGGCCGTCGGCGCGGCGCTGTACAACGCGCGGGCCGCCGCGGCCGCACACGGGGTGCTCGGCGAGGCCGACCTCTATACCGGTGGCACCGGACGGCACAGTCGCACCGCACCCCTCACCGCCGTCCTGCAGTTGAGTGATTGGAGCGAGCCGGAATTGGCCCGCGACTACCCTGATCTGCTCGACCGCGTCACCAACCGCAATCTCGGCACCGGTGAACCCATCGACCCGGCCGTGCTGGACACCCTCGCCACCACCGCGGCCAAGGCCGGCGGTGGCCTGCGCTGGATCACCGACGCCGATGATCTCGCGACCGCCGCGACGCTGCTGGCCGCCTCCGATACCGCCCGCTATCTGACCCCGGTGTTGCACGCGGAGATGTTCTCCGAATTGCGCTGGCCCACCGATGATCTGCGCGCCGGCCTGGATCTGCGCACCATGGAGCTGGCCCCGGACGAGCTGGCCAAGCTCGATATCGGCGGCCGTGCCGATGTCATGGACCGAATCCGGGAGTGGAACGGCGGTGTCGCGCTCGGCGAGTACACCCGCGATCGCGTGCTGTCCGCCTCCGCGGTGGTCGCGGTGACCTTCCCCGCCCCGCCCATCGGCGACGCCGAGGAGCTGGCCGCCTACGCCCGCGGCGGTGAGACCCTGCAGCGGGTGTGGATCGAGGCGCAGCGGCACGGCCTCGCGGTGCAGCCGGTGTCTCCGGTGTTCCTGTACGCCCGACAGACCGGGGACTTGAGCACGGTTTCCCCGGAGTTCGCCGATACACTAACGTCACTTCAAGGCCGTTTCCTGGACCTGTTGGGAGTGCCCGAGCACGAGACCGTGGCGTTGGTACTTCGCCTGAGCTATGCGGCGGAGGTCACGGCGAGAAGTCGGCGGCTTCCGATACCGGGTGCGGGAACTCGCTGA